In the Streptomyces formicae genome, one interval contains:
- a CDS encoding cysteine dioxygenase family protein, whose product MTTTTAYRAARTTARLDSLVADVREAVGRGLPPDLTAYLVGERLAPHLGAADLLTDEQCEGDSECYRQHVLHAEQDGSFSIVALVWLPGQRTSVHDHVSWCVTGVHEGEEHERRYRLVPADETGGPARLLATEDVVNPQGAVCGFAPPGDIHRVWNACGSRAISLHIYGADIARLGSSVRRVYELPADR is encoded by the coding sequence ATGACCACTACGACCGCGTACCGGGCCGCCCGGACCACCGCACGCCTGGACTCCCTCGTCGCCGACGTGCGCGAGGCCGTCGGCCGCGGCCTGCCGCCCGACCTGACCGCGTACCTGGTCGGCGAGCGCCTCGCGCCGCACCTCGGCGCCGCCGATCTGCTCACCGACGAGCAGTGCGAGGGCGACTCCGAGTGTTACCGCCAGCACGTGCTGCACGCCGAACAGGACGGCAGCTTCTCGATCGTGGCCCTGGTCTGGCTGCCGGGGCAGCGGACCTCCGTCCACGACCACGTGTCGTGGTGCGTCACGGGCGTGCACGAGGGCGAGGAGCACGAGCGGCGCTACCGTCTGGTGCCCGCCGACGAGACCGGCGGCCCCGCCCGGCTGCTCGCCACCGAGGACGTGGTCAACCCGCAGGGCGCGGTCTGCGGCTTCGCGCCGCCCGGCGACATCCACCGGGTGTGGAACGCCTGCGGCTCGCGCGCGATATCCCTGCACATCTACGGCGCGGACATCGCCCGCCTCGGCAGCAGCGTGCGCCGGGTGTACGAGCTTCCGGCCGACCGGTAA
- a CDS encoding YeiH family protein, with the protein MALLGERAKSRTQSVSSAVVRPKGKPPGLALAALGVALAWGVHQLLPGVPMLTAAVVLGIVAAHLPGRARMFVRGPGKTGLTFAAKRLMRVGIVLLGLKLSLDDVLGLGWASVAMVLSVVAVTFFGTWWLGRRMGLRGDQPLLIATGYSICGASAIGAVSEVSESDERDTATSVALVTLCGTLAIAVLPLLQGPLGLTDPEFGRWVGASVHDVGQVVATAQTAGSGALGDAVLVKLMRVALLAPLVAAVALSVRARARAGSGEGQTAATGTKKPPLVPLFVVGFLAMVALRTTGVLPGGAIDVAQTAQELLLAAALFGLGSAVDLPSLTRTGGRVAALGLCSWVMIAGISYVGVVLTY; encoded by the coding sequence ATGGCGCTGCTCGGAGAGCGCGCCAAGTCCCGTACGCAGAGCGTCAGTTCGGCGGTCGTACGCCCCAAGGGGAAGCCGCCGGGACTCGCCCTCGCCGCGCTCGGCGTCGCGCTCGCCTGGGGCGTGCACCAGCTCCTGCCCGGCGTGCCGATGCTCACGGCGGCCGTGGTCCTCGGCATCGTCGCGGCCCATCTCCCGGGCCGGGCCCGGATGTTCGTGCGCGGCCCCGGCAAGACGGGGCTCACCTTCGCGGCCAAGCGACTGATGCGCGTCGGCATCGTGCTGCTCGGCCTGAAACTGAGCCTGGACGACGTGCTCGGCCTCGGCTGGGCGTCGGTCGCGATGGTGCTGAGCGTGGTGGCCGTGACCTTCTTCGGCACCTGGTGGCTCGGCCGCCGCATGGGCCTGCGCGGCGACCAGCCGCTGCTCATCGCCACCGGCTACTCGATCTGCGGCGCGTCCGCGATCGGCGCGGTCAGCGAGGTCTCGGAGAGCGACGAGCGGGACACCGCGACCTCGGTGGCCCTGGTGACGCTCTGCGGCACCCTCGCCATCGCCGTCCTCCCGCTGCTCCAGGGCCCGTTGGGCCTCACCGACCCGGAGTTCGGGCGCTGGGTGGGGGCGAGCGTGCACGACGTGGGGCAGGTCGTGGCGACCGCGCAGACGGCGGGCTCCGGCGCGCTCGGCGACGCGGTCCTCGTCAAGCTGATGCGGGTCGCGCTCCTCGCTCCGCTGGTCGCCGCGGTGGCCCTCTCGGTCAGGGCCAGGGCGCGGGCGGGTTCCGGCGAGGGGCAGACGGCGGCCACCGGCACCAAGAAGCCGCCGCTCGTACCGCTCTTCGTCGTCGGCTTCCTCGCGATGGTCGCCCTGCGCACCACGGGCGTGCTGCCCGGCGGCGCCATCGACGTGGCCCAGACGGCGCAGGAACTCCTCCTCGCCGCCGCCCTGTTCGGGCTCGGCAGCGCGGTGGACCTGCCGTCCCTGACCCGCACCGGCGGACGCGTCGCGGCACTCGGGCTCTGCTCGTGGGTCATGATCGCCGGGATCTCGTACGTGGGTGTGGTCCTGACGTACTGA
- a CDS encoding epoxide hydrolase family protein produces the protein MNTNTGIHPFRVDVPQAELDDLNDRVTRARWAAETPGQGWARGTPVDYLKELAAYWADGYDWRAWEAKLNAFPQFTTEIDGQRVHFLHVRSERPDALPLLLTHGWPGSVVEFLELIGPLSRDFHLVIPSLPGFGFSGPLTESGWNTRRIARAWAELMRRLGYGRYGAQGGDIGSGVTRELGVVDPEHVVALHVNGGTTYPSATEDDPTLTDRERARVRRMNEFMSEAGGYIAIQSTRPQTLAYGLSDSPVGQLAWIVDKFRDMTNLEKELPDEAVDRDVLLTNVTIYWLTNTAASSAAVYYEEAANWGEQEPSSVPLGIAQFTVQDVALRRDEEKANNVVRWRDYDKGGHFAALEAPDLLLTEIREFFADYR, from the coding sequence ATGAACACGAACACGGGCATCCACCCCTTCCGCGTCGACGTCCCGCAGGCCGAGCTCGACGACCTGAACGACCGCGTCACCCGCGCCCGCTGGGCCGCCGAGACGCCCGGCCAGGGCTGGGCGCGGGGCACCCCCGTCGACTACCTCAAGGAGCTCGCCGCGTACTGGGCCGACGGCTACGACTGGCGCGCGTGGGAGGCGAAGCTCAACGCGTTCCCGCAGTTCACCACGGAGATCGACGGACAGCGCGTGCACTTCCTGCACGTCCGCTCCGAGCGTCCGGACGCGCTGCCGCTGCTCCTCACGCACGGCTGGCCCGGCTCGGTCGTGGAGTTCCTGGAACTGATCGGACCGCTCTCCCGCGACTTCCACCTGGTGATCCCCTCACTCCCCGGCTTCGGCTTCTCCGGACCGCTGACCGAGAGCGGCTGGAACACCCGCCGCATCGCCCGCGCCTGGGCCGAGCTGATGCGCAGGCTCGGCTACGGCAGGTACGGCGCGCAGGGCGGCGACATCGGCAGCGGCGTCACGCGCGAGCTCGGCGTCGTCGACCCGGAGCACGTCGTCGCCCTCCACGTGAACGGCGGCACCACCTACCCCAGCGCCACCGAGGACGACCCCACGCTCACCGACCGCGAGCGCGCCAGGGTGCGGCGCATGAACGAGTTCATGAGCGAGGCGGGGGGCTACATCGCGATCCAGTCGACCAGGCCGCAGACCCTCGCGTACGGCCTCAGCGACTCCCCCGTCGGTCAACTCGCCTGGATCGTCGACAAGTTCAGGGACATGACGAACCTGGAGAAGGAGCTGCCCGACGAGGCGGTCGACCGCGACGTACTGCTCACCAACGTGACGATCTACTGGCTGACCAATACGGCGGCCTCCTCCGCCGCCGTCTACTACGAGGAGGCGGCGAACTGGGGCGAGCAGGAGCCGTCGTCCGTACCGCTGGGCATCGCGCAGTTCACCGTCCAGGACGTCGCGCTGCGCCGCGACGAGGAGAAGGCCAACAACGTGGTGCGCTGGCGCGACTACGACAAGGGCGGGCACTTCGCGGCCCTGGAGGCCCCTGACCTGCTCCTCACGGAGATCAGGGAGTTCTTCGCGGACTACCGGTAG
- a CDS encoding acyltransferase family protein translates to MTSLVAPEAPARPAPPARPAPATRGRALELQGFRGLAALSTVVFHVWQQYYRYDAAGAHPPLDNPYVGALVSLEVIDLFFVMSAYLLTLSYARAAIDGAEGSVRPWRVFLFRRAIRILPLYFLAVLVVWSMRNPTLPGDWRDLVQHLTFTHVFDRGRIFYTLGPTWSLSLEVAFYLALVVLGPLAVRACRGLRTRRARVALCASGCVALFALPAGWIAYAHYVRHVPHTDWPVYFGPQARFGSFAAGMALAVLLTALGDGRGRIGARWVTALSVAAFGGLYALSYLSAPENFAHTFYHPLAALLWSVLLFATLRVRRRERERVRWHGLLRARWVTAVGLISYSLYIWHEPVMLELDKAGLLPSSGGGFPVAALVVVLVALAVGTASYWLVEYPASLLGRAKDAGGASRDFYPEGSTTR, encoded by the coding sequence GTGACCTCGCTCGTCGCGCCCGAGGCCCCGGCGCGCCCCGCCCCGCCCGCGCGCCCGGCCCCCGCCACCCGGGGCCGGGCCCTCGAACTCCAGGGCTTCCGCGGCCTCGCCGCGCTCAGCACGGTCGTCTTCCACGTGTGGCAGCAGTACTACCGGTACGACGCGGCGGGCGCGCACCCGCCCCTCGACAACCCCTACGTCGGGGCGCTCGTCTCCCTCGAAGTCATCGACCTCTTCTTCGTGATGTCCGCGTACCTGCTCACGCTGTCGTACGCGCGCGCCGCCATCGACGGCGCCGAAGGATCGGTCAGGCCGTGGCGGGTGTTCCTCTTCCGGCGCGCCATCCGCATCCTGCCGCTGTACTTCCTCGCGGTCCTCGTCGTCTGGTCGATGCGCAACCCGACGCTGCCCGGCGACTGGCGCGACCTCGTCCAACACCTGACGTTCACCCACGTCTTCGACCGTGGGCGGATCTTCTACACGCTCGGCCCGACCTGGTCGCTCTCCCTGGAAGTGGCCTTCTACCTCGCCCTGGTGGTGCTCGGGCCGCTCGCGGTCAGGGCCTGTCGCGGGCTGCGGACCCGGCGGGCGCGGGTGGCGCTGTGCGCGTCGGGCTGCGTCGCGCTCTTCGCGCTGCCCGCCGGATGGATCGCGTACGCGCACTACGTCCGGCACGTCCCGCACACCGACTGGCCGGTGTACTTCGGCCCCCAGGCCCGCTTCGGCTCGTTCGCCGCGGGCATGGCCCTCGCCGTACTGCTCACCGCGCTCGGTGACGGACGGGGCAGGATCGGCGCGCGCTGGGTGACGGCGCTGTCCGTCGCGGCGTTCGGCGGCCTGTACGCCCTGTCGTACCTCTCCGCACCGGAGAACTTCGCGCACACCTTCTACCACCCGCTGGCCGCGCTGCTCTGGTCCGTGCTGCTCTTCGCGACGCTGCGCGTCCGGCGGCGGGAGCGTGAACGGGTGCGCTGGCACGGCCTGTTGCGGGCCCGCTGGGTCACCGCCGTGGGGCTCATCAGCTACAGCCTCTACATCTGGCACGAGCCGGTGATGCTGGAGCTCGACAAGGCCGGGCTGCTGCCGTCGTCGGGCGGCGGGTTCCCGGTCGCGGCGCTCGTGGTGGTGCTCGTGGCCCTGGCCGTCGGTACGGCGAGCTACTGGCTGGTGGAGTACCCGGCGAGCCTGCTCGGCAGGGCGAAGGACGCCGGTGGCGCATCGCGGGACTTCTATCCGGAGGGCTCCACCACCCGCTGA
- a CDS encoding glycosyltransferase encodes MSDVLRRPDARQQVLIPHQSTTSDPAPPSHPHVLAVGAPGPGREQLTRTLRLTGHEVTHAVPGDVQRRVRQATPDAIVALDDGPDGRRQGTDVIAEVRAEPAGRALPLLMVTAPEAPAAVAELLRHGADDCVPEASDPVELSARIAAKLHRVPVPVDQLLLDPRTGLYSAPHFMAELDRELQRPAAARRGGVLAVVRVAETAALETRLGPRVRREVAERLAQVAERLGSVCDRLGWDEAGRLLLLMPGVDEDTAAASLREFASAAAGTRFVVADENVRLTPAVGWTPLAAGTERGAGARAVEQARDAAEEALRHRDLRPVRYEPWMRAAAAPGHRRARRGPRALLAAMTPLLSPVLMLALGVGAPFLLYQQAYDMGWDLASVAYWVVVAGLVTSALLILLECLYSLDAKQRPAAAAQPYPAASAVIAAYLPNEAATIVDTVESFLRLDYPNELEIVLAYNTPHALPVEETLRDIARRDPRLVLLPVPGSTSKAQNLNAAVTRVRGEFVGIFDADHHPAPDAFRHAWDWLSHGYDVVQGHCVIRNGDSSWVARLVAVEFEAIYAVSHPGRTRLYGFGVFGGSNGFWRTDLLARTRMHGSMLTEDIDSTMRALNEGARIAMDRTLISRELAPTLLRPLWNQRSRWAQGWLQVSLTHLWRGLRSPVFTRRQKTGLFVLLGWREVQPWLTLQILPILLHAAWRAGGVDRLDWAVPVCLMAAAFTLSAGLVQAAFAWRLAVPELRFHKGWFWRYLLVSTVFYTHFKNTVARAAHLKEVLGDRQWRVTPRALSASDPAGAGAGAGAGAGVGGRS; translated from the coding sequence ATGTCCGACGTTCTGAGGCGTCCCGACGCCCGTCAACAGGTGCTCATACCGCACCAGTCCACCACCTCCGATCCCGCGCCGCCGAGCCACCCCCACGTGCTCGCGGTCGGCGCGCCAGGACCCGGCAGGGAACAGCTCACCCGCACGCTCCGTCTCACCGGACACGAGGTCACGCACGCCGTGCCCGGTGATGTGCAGCGCCGGGTCAGGCAGGCCACGCCCGACGCCATCGTCGCCCTCGACGACGGCCCCGACGGGCGGCGCCAGGGCACCGACGTCATCGCCGAGGTCCGCGCGGAACCTGCCGGGCGGGCGCTCCCGCTGCTCATGGTCACCGCCCCCGAGGCGCCCGCGGCGGTCGCCGAGCTGCTGCGGCACGGCGCCGACGACTGCGTTCCCGAGGCGTCCGACCCGGTCGAGCTCTCGGCCCGGATAGCGGCCAAGCTGCACCGGGTCCCCGTCCCCGTCGACCAGCTGCTCCTCGACCCGCGCACCGGCCTGTACTCGGCGCCGCACTTCATGGCCGAACTCGACCGCGAACTCCAGCGGCCCGCCGCAGCCCGGCGCGGCGGCGTGCTCGCCGTGGTCCGCGTCGCCGAGACGGCGGCCCTGGAGACCCGGCTCGGGCCGCGCGTGCGCCGCGAGGTCGCCGAGCGGCTCGCCCAGGTCGCCGAGCGTCTCGGCAGCGTCTGCGACCGGCTCGGCTGGGACGAGGCGGGTCGCCTCCTCCTCCTGATGCCGGGCGTCGACGAGGACACGGCGGCCGCGAGCCTGCGGGAGTTCGCCTCGGCCGCCGCGGGGACCCGGTTCGTCGTCGCCGACGAGAACGTCCGGCTCACCCCGGCCGTCGGCTGGACCCCCCTCGCCGCCGGCACCGAGAGGGGCGCGGGCGCGCGGGCCGTCGAGCAGGCGCGGGACGCCGCCGAAGAGGCCCTGCGCCACCGCGACCTGCGCCCGGTGCGCTACGAGCCGTGGATGCGCGCGGCCGCCGCGCCGGGCCACCGCCGCGCCCGGCGCGGCCCGCGTGCCCTGCTCGCCGCGATGACGCCGCTGCTCTCGCCGGTCCTGATGCTCGCGCTCGGCGTGGGCGCGCCGTTCCTGCTCTACCAGCAGGCGTACGACATGGGTTGGGACCTGGCGTCGGTCGCGTACTGGGTGGTGGTCGCGGGCCTGGTGACGTCCGCCCTGCTCATCCTCCTCGAATGCCTCTACTCGCTCGACGCGAAGCAGCGCCCCGCGGCCGCCGCGCAGCCCTACCCCGCGGCCAGCGCGGTCATCGCCGCGTACCTGCCGAACGAGGCGGCGACGATCGTCGACACCGTCGAGTCGTTCCTGCGCCTGGACTACCCGAACGAACTGGAGATCGTCCTCGCGTACAACACCCCGCACGCGCTGCCGGTGGAGGAGACCCTGCGGGACATCGCGCGCCGCGACCCGCGCCTGGTTCTGCTGCCCGTGCCGGGCAGCACCTCCAAGGCGCAGAACCTCAACGCGGCCGTGACGCGGGTGCGCGGCGAGTTCGTCGGGATCTTCGACGCCGACCACCATCCGGCGCCCGACGCCTTCCGGCACGCCTGGGACTGGCTGTCCCACGGCTACGACGTCGTCCAGGGCCACTGCGTCATACGCAACGGCGACAGCTCCTGGGTGGCGCGCCTGGTCGCCGTCGAGTTCGAGGCGATCTACGCGGTCAGCCACCCGGGCCGTACGCGGCTGTACGGCTTCGGGGTCTTCGGCGGCTCCAACGGCTTCTGGCGCACCGACCTGCTCGCCCGCACCCGGATGCACGGCTCGATGCTCACCGAGGACATCGACTCCACGATGCGCGCCCTGAACGAGGGCGCCCGCATCGCCATGGACCGCACCCTCATCTCGCGCGAGCTGGCGCCCACCCTGCTGCGGCCGCTGTGGAACCAGCGCTCGCGCTGGGCGCAGGGCTGGCTCCAGGTCTCGCTCACACACCTGTGGCGCGGGCTGCGTTCGCCCGTGTTCACCCGGCGCCAGAAGACCGGGCTCTTCGTGCTGCTCGGCTGGCGCGAGGTCCAGCCGTGGCTCACGTTGCAGATCCTGCCCATCCTGCTGCACGCCGCCTGGCGCGCGGGCGGCGTCGACCGGCTCGACTGGGCGGTGCCCGTCTGCCTGATGGCGGCGGCCTTCACGCTCTCGGCGGGGCTCGTGCAGGCGGCCTTCGCCTGGCGGCTCGCGGTGCCCGAACTCCGGTTCCACAAGGGCTGGTTCTGGCGCTACCTCCTCGTGTCGACGGTCTTCTACACGCACTTCAAGAACACCGTGGCGCGGGCCGCGCACCTGAAGGAGGTGCTCGGCGACCGGCAGTGGCGGGTCACGCCGAGGGCCCTGTCGGCGTCCGATCCCGCCGGAGCCGGAGCCGGAGCCGGAGCCGGAGCCGGAGTCGGGGGTCGTTCGTGA
- a CDS encoding acyl-CoA synthetase — MDPLFPALTTARGEALRFGERSLTYAELATTAGDLAERLRDAGRVALWATPSLETTVGAVAALLAGVPAVPLNPKSGDSELTHILGDSAPSLVLTEPGAELPSALAGLARHDIDVRPGTDTGAGALPADPDPEAPALIVYTSGTTGPPKGVVLPRRAITSTLDALADAWQWTGDDVLVHGLPLFHVHGLILGVLGPLRRGGSVRHLGRFSTEGVTRELTSGATMLFGVPTMHHRIAEALPGDPELAKALAGARLLVSGSAALPVHDHERITGATGRHVIERYGMTETLMITSVRADGEPRAGTVGVPLPGVGLRLVDEAGTELTEDGPESVGEIQVRGPNLFTEYLNRPDATADAFAAGGWFRTGDMAVRDPDGYVRIVGRKATDLIKSGGYKIGAGEIENALLAHPGVREAAVTGEPDPDLGERIVAWIVPAGPEAPPSEEELATLVASNLAPHKRPRSVRYLEALPRNDMGKIMKRALPRQ, encoded by the coding sequence GTGGATCCCCTCTTCCCGGCCCTGACCACCGCACGCGGCGAGGCCCTGCGATTCGGCGAACGCTCCCTCACCTACGCCGAACTGGCCACCACCGCAGGCGACTTGGCGGAACGGCTGCGCGACGCCGGGCGGGTGGCGCTGTGGGCGACGCCCTCCCTGGAGACCACCGTCGGCGCGGTCGCCGCGCTGCTCGCCGGGGTGCCCGCCGTGCCGCTCAACCCGAAGTCGGGCGACTCCGAACTGACGCACATCCTCGGCGACAGCGCGCCGTCGCTGGTGCTGACCGAGCCGGGGGCCGAACTGCCGTCGGCGCTCGCGGGTCTCGCGCGGCACGACATCGACGTACGGCCGGGCACGGACACCGGCGCCGGGGCCCTCCCCGCCGACCCCGACCCCGAGGCCCCCGCCCTGATCGTCTACACCTCGGGCACCACCGGCCCGCCCAAGGGCGTCGTCCTGCCGCGCCGCGCGATCACCTCGACCCTGGACGCCCTCGCGGACGCCTGGCAGTGGACCGGCGACGACGTGCTCGTGCACGGCCTGCCGCTCTTCCACGTGCACGGTCTGATCCTCGGCGTGCTCGGCCCGCTGCGGCGCGGCGGCTCCGTACGCCACCTCGGCCGGTTCAGCACCGAGGGCGTGACGCGCGAGCTCACCTCGGGCGCGACGATGCTGTTCGGCGTCCCCACGATGCACCACCGCATCGCCGAAGCCCTGCCCGGCGACCCGGAACTGGCGAAGGCCCTTGCCGGTGCGCGGCTCCTGGTGTCCGGCTCCGCGGCGCTCCCTGTGCACGACCACGAGCGGATCACGGGCGCCACGGGACGCCACGTCATCGAGCGGTACGGCATGACCGAGACGCTGATGATCACCAGCGTCCGCGCGGACGGCGAGCCGCGCGCGGGCACGGTCGGCGTGCCCCTGCCCGGCGTCGGACTGCGCCTGGTCGACGAGGCGGGCACGGAGCTGACGGAGGACGGGCCCGAGTCGGTCGGCGAGATCCAGGTGCGCGGCCCCAACCTCTTCACCGAGTACCTGAACCGCCCCGACGCGACCGCCGACGCCTTCGCGGCGGGCGGCTGGTTCCGCACCGGCGACATGGCGGTGCGCGACCCCGACGGCTACGTGCGCATCGTCGGCCGCAAGGCCACCGACCTGATCAAGAGCGGCGGCTACAAGATCGGCGCGGGCGAGATCGAGAACGCGCTCCTCGCCCACCCCGGGGTGCGCGAGGCGGCCGTCACCGGGGAGCCCGACCCCGATCTCGGCGAGCGCATCGTGGCATGGATCGTCCCCGCCGGCCCCGAAGCGCCGCCTTCGGAAGAGGAGTTGGCGACCCTGGTGGCATCGAACCTCGCCCCGCACAAGCGGCCGAGGTCCGTGCGCTATCTGGAGGCGCTGCCCCGCAACGACATGGGCAAGATCATGAAGCGGGCGCTGCCGCGTCAGTGA